CATGCTCGACGGACGGTCCGCACCAGCAAGTTCTCGCGAGACGACGCCGGACGAACATGCTCGCCGGAAGGTCGCCAATCTGCAAGTCCGCGCGGGACGACCCTGGACGAACATGCTCGCCGGAAGGTCGCCACCTGGAAGTTCCCGCGGAACGACGCTGGACGAACATCCTTGCCGGAAGGTCGCCAATCTGCAAGTCTGCGCGGGACGACCCTGGACGAACATGCTCGCCGGAAGGTCGCCACCTGGAAGTTCCCGCGGAACGACGCTGGACGAACATCCTTGCCGGAAGGTCGCCAACCTGCAAGTTCCCGCGGAACGAAGCTGGACGAACATGCTCGCCGGAAGATCGCCAACCTGCAAGTTTCGCGGAACGAAGCTGGACGAACATGCTCGCCGGAAGGTCGCCACCTGGAAGTTCCCGCGGAACGACGCTGGACGAACATCCTTGCCGGAAGGTCGCCAACCTGCAAGTTCGCGCGGGACGAAGCTGGACGAACATGATCGACGGAAGGTCCAGCACAATCGAATGAAGTCCGCGGTCCTGGCCAATTCCTTTCAAATTTCGGTAATTTATTTGCAACATTGTCTTGATTTAGTTGACtaattgtttctttttcttttttttacagtttaatGCCACCCGGAATTGCCATGCGGAACGGCAATGGCGGTTCCCTCTGAACGACCCTGGACGAACATGCTCGACGGACGGTCCGCACCAGCAAGTTCTCGCGAGACGACGCCGGACGAACATGCTCGCCGGAAGGTCGCCAATCTGCAAGTCCGCGCGGGACGACCCTGGACGAACATGCTCGCCGGAAGGTCGCCACCTGGAAGTTCCCGCGGAACGACGCTGGACGAACATCCTTGCCGGAAGGTCGCCAATCTGCAAGTCTGCGCGGGACGACCCTGGACGAACATGCTCGCCGGAAGGTCGCCACCTGGAAGTTCCCGCAGAACGACGCTGGACGAACATCCTTGCCGGAAGGTCGCCAACCTGCAAGTTCCCGCGGAACGACGCTGGACGAACATGATCGACGGAAGGTCCAGCACAATCGAATTAAGTCCGCGGTCCTGGCCAATTCCTTTCAAATTTCGGTAATTTATTTGCAACATTGTCTTGATTTAGTTGACtaattgtttctttttctttttttacagtTTAATGCCACCCGGAATTGCCATGCGGAACGGCAATGGCGGTTCCCTCTGAATGACCCTGGCTGAACATGCTCGCCGGAAGGTCGCCAACCTGCAAGTTCGCGCGGGACGACCCTGGACGAACATCCTTGCCGGAAGGTCGCCAACCTGCAAGTTCCCGCGGGACGACCCTGGACGAACATGCTCGATGGACGGTCCGCACCAGCAAGTTCTCGCGAGACGACGCCGGACGAACATGCTCGCCGGAAGGTCGCCAACCTGCAAGTCCGCGCGGGACGACCCTGGACGAACATGCTCGCCGGAAGGTCGCCACCTGGAAGTTCCCGCAGAACGACGCTGGACGAACATCCTTGCCGGAAGGTCGCCACCTGGAAGTTCCCGCGAAACGACGCTGGATGAACATCCTTGCCGGAAGGTCGCCAACCTGCAAGTTCGTGCGGAACGAAGCTGGACGAACATGCTCGACGGAAGGTCGGCACCTGCAAGTTCCCGCGAAACGACGCTGGATGAACATCCTTGCCGGAAGGTCGCCAACCTGCAAGTTCCCGCGGGACGAACATGCTCGACGGACGGTCCGCACCAGCAAGTTCTCGCGGGACGACGCTGGACGAACATCGTTGCCGGAAGGTCGCCAACCTGCAAGTTCCCGCGGAACGACGCTGGACGAACATGCTCGCCGGAAGGTCCAGCACAATCGAATTAAGTCCGCGGTCCTGGCCAATTCCTTTCAAATTTCGGTAATTTATTTGCAACATTGTCTTGATTTAGTTGactaattgtttatttttcatttttaacagtttAATGCCACCCGAAATTGCCGGCGGAAGGTCGGGACTCCTCGGAACAACGCTGCACAGAACAGGGACACCGGAAGATTACCAATCTGCAAGACCAACCGGAGCCAATCCTTACGCGCTTGGAACGAGTAATTCATGTTTATAccataaatcaataaaattattacttaagattttatgaaaataaacttgCGAAACTCAAAAACGACTGTTTTAATAACAACAAACCGAATGACAGATGacagaggaagaagaagaagagcacAATAAAACAGGTTGATGCGCGTCTGATTTTTCACCATTACGTCGTTCTTACATCGCCCCCGCATGTAGGCCTCTTGCGATGTTCGAACAACCTTGACAGGTTGACGTTTCGGGTGCAAAATACCTTGATTCGGGTCTGATGCGTGTCTCAAAATCAGACCCGCATCGGCCCCTGTAGGTCTGATCGTCGTTCTTACGATCAGACCCGATCGGCCCCGTATTTCTTACTgggcaaaaacacaaaacatcgaCTGCTCTCTTTGCGGGGGGTGTTGAAACGATGTTCAAAATTAGAATGTTTGatttaaatgtgttttaatcacaaaataaataaattttgccaatgGTCGTATTGTCATTCTTACTCAAAAAAAGTCCCAAGTACAGGGACGTATGAAACAATTTGCTCATGTAAAAGGTCGAATCAACCTGGTGTGATAAAACAAGGCTAAAACACACATAAATAGCTTAAAATTTTTATACACTTGATATGGCTACCATAGCTTATAGTCAAAGCAAtgattttgactaaaaatatGCCTTTGAAACCCTCTTACATATTaataagaattaaaataatGGTCAAAAACTTGTTCA
This genomic stretch from Culex pipiens pallens isolate TS unplaced genomic scaffold, TS_CPP_V2 Cpp_Un0108, whole genome shotgun sequence harbors:
- the LOC120418655 gene encoding uncharacterized protein LOC120418655 encodes the protein MAVPSERPWTNMLDGRSAPASSRETTPDEHARRKVANLQVRAGRPWTNMLAGRSPPGSSRGTTLDEHPCRKVANLQVCAGRPWTNMLAGRSPPGSSRGTTLDEHPCRKVANLQVPAERSWTNMLAGRSPTCKFRGTKLDEHARRKVATWKFPRNDAGRTSLPEGRQPASSRGTKLDEHDRRKVQHNRMKSAVLANSFQISFNATRNCHAERQWRFPLNDPGRTCSTDGPHQQVLARRRRTNMLAGRSPICKSARDDPGRTCSPEGRHLEVPAERRWTNILAGRSPICKSARDDPGRTCSPEGRHLEVPAERRWTNILAGRSPTCKFPRNDAGRT
- the LOC120418656 gene encoding uncharacterized protein LOC120418656, with amino-acid sequence MLAGRSPTCKFARDDPGRTSLPEGRQPASSRGTTLDEHARWTVRTSKFSRDDAGRTCSPEGRQPASPRGTTLDEHARRKVATWKFPQNDAGRTSLPEGRHLEVPAKRRWMNILAGRSPTCKFVRNEAGRTCSTEGRHLQVPAKRRWMNILAGRSPTCKFPRDEHARRTVRTSKFSRDDAGRTSLPEGRQPASSRGTTLDEHARRKVQHNRIKSAVLANSFQISFNATRNCRRKVGTPRNNAAQNRDTGRLPICKTNRSQSLRAWNE